The sequence GTCATCTACGTCCGCGACTTCCTGGAGCGCTACGACGCCGACGCGCTGCGCTACTTCATCGCCGCCGCCGGCCCGGAGAGCAACGACACCGACTTCACCTGGGCCGAGTTCCTCCGCCGCAACAACGACGAGTTGGTCGCCGGCTGGGGCAACCTGGTCAACCGGTCCGTCTCGATGGCCGCGAAGAACTTCGGGGCGATCCCGCCGGTCGACCCGGCCGGGCTCACCGAGGCCGACGAGGCGTTGCTCGCCGTCGCCCGGGCCGGGTTCACCACCGTCGGCGACCTGATCGGCCGGCACCGGCAGAAGCAGGCGATCGGTGAGGCCATGAAGGTGGTCGCCGAGGCCAACAGGTACCTCTCCGAGCAGGCGCCCTGGAAGCTCAAGGACGAGGCGGACAAGCCCCGGATGGGCACCATCCTGCACGTCGCCCTCCAGGTGATCAGCGACGCCAACACGCTGCTCACCCCGTTCCTGCCGCACTCCGCGCAGCAGGTGCACGAGCTGCTCGGGGGCACCGGCGTACACGCGCCGATGCCGGTGATCGAGCAGGTCGACGACCTGGACGGCGGCCCGGCGTACCCGGTGCTCACCGGGGACTACACCGTCGGCGCGCGCTGGGAGTCGGTGTCCATCGAGGCAGGCCGCCCGCTGGCCGTGCCGAAGCCGGTTTTCCGCAAGCTCGACCCGTCGATCGTCGACGAGGAGCTGGCCCGGCTGGCCGACTGAACGTACGACGCGCGGCGGCGGGAAGCCCTGCCGCCGCGCGCCGTCACATCGCGTACCGGGTGTCCATCACCTGGTCGTCGGTCACCTCGGCGCCCGGCGCCCACGCCTCGTAGACGCCACGTTCCTGACACTGCGCGCCGGTGGTGACCACGGTGTCCGGGTTCGGGTAGCGCAGGCGCACCCGCAGCCAGCCGGCCTCCTCCCGCAGCACCAGGCACAGCACCCCCCGCCACGCGGCGAACCGGACCCGGCGGGCCACCGCCTCCACCGGGTAACGGGCCGCCCTGGTCATCGCCAGCACCCGGAACCCGCCGGGTAGGTCGGCGACCGCCTCGTACTCGCTGTCGCCGTACATGCCGACCAACTGCGTGGAGCGGGGCGCGTCGGCGTTCGGCACGTACTCCTGATCCGGGGAGAGGCCCGGCACCGCGGCCAGCAGGTGCCGCCACTGCGGGCCCACCATCCGCAGCCACCCGCGCTGCTCGGCCTGGTAGGTGTACAGCACCACCTCCACCCCCTCCGCCGGGTAGGCGATGAGGGCGGCGTTCGCCGGCATCGGCAGGTCGGCGAAGTCCCGGGTGATGAACTCCGGGATCAGCTGACCGTTGCTGGGCACGAAGCCGGTGCCGAGCACCGGGGCGCCGAGCCGGTCCCGGGAGGGCAGCGCGGTCAGACCCCGGTGCGCCGGGCCCACCGGCACGTCGTAGTCGCCCGGGTCGGACGCCCGCCAGCGCAGCGCGTACGCCACGTCCGGGCCGTCCCGGCCAGCGTCGCCGTCGGTACGCAGCACCGTCGTCGCCGCCGGCGTACGCAGGTGCGCCACGTCGTGCTCGCGGTAGCAGAAGCCGTGTGGCAGCCAACCCCGTAGGTAGCCGGCGACCTGCTGGGCCGAGAGCACCTTCATCATCCGGGTGCCCCGCCGGACCACAGCCGACGCGCGCGCCATCGCCAGCGTCGGGTCGCCCGCCGCCGCCGGCTGTTGGCTGAGCTGGTGCAGGTACGCCCAACCCCGCTCGCGATGGGCGGGCATCAGCAGCGGCGTCTCCGGCTCGTCGACCGGCTCCGTCGCCCCGTGCACCGCGGTCACCTCGGTGACGTGCACGAAACGGCGCCACGGCAGGGCGCTGCCCGGGCGGGGTGCCCACTCGAAGCCGGCCACCTCGTCGGCGCTGAACAACTCGTACGCGGCGCCCCGGGCGATCTCCTCGGCCGGATACACGCCGCCTCCGAACGCCACGTGCAGGCCGGTCCGTTCGCCGGCGGTGCCATCGGCCCGGGGGGTGACGCTCATGCCGTCATGTCCCTCTGTTCGATGAGATGGGGTTTGCAACCTGTCGCGTCCGCTCGGTGGTGACCGTAGAGTCGCGCGGCGTAGTCGGGGTGAACGTCGGGTGGCGGGCAGATGGACAGGCCCGGTGTGTGATGCTGTCGCTGATGAGCGAGCCCACTGAATCCCGCCGCGAGCGTGCCGCCCGGCGGGCCGGAGAGTTTCCGCCCGCCCCCGAGTCGCTGCCCCGGGCGGTGCTGGACAGCCACACCCACCTGGACATCACTGTCAGCGAGGCCGGCGTGCCCGGCGGCGGCCCGGCCGACGACCCGGTGGCCGTGGCCATCGCGCTGGCCACGAAGGTCGGCGTGGACCGACTGGTCCAGGTGGGCGTGGACGTCGCCTCCTCCCGGTGGGGCGCGGACACCGCCGACCGGTACCCCGCCGTGCTGGCCACCGTGGCCCTGCACCCCAACGAGGCGCCCCGGCTGAGCGACCTCGACGAGGCGTTGCGGGAGATCGAGTCACTCGCCGCCCGCGACCGCGTCCGGGGGATCGGCGAGACCGGTATGGACTTCTTCCGGACCGGCGACGAGGGACGTGCCGCGCAGGAGCAGAGCTTCCGGGCGCACATCGCCATCGCCAAGCGGTACGGCAAGACGCTTGTCATCCACGACCGCGACGCGCACGCCGACGTGCTGCGGATCCTCGACGACGAGGGCGCCCC comes from Micromonospora vinacea and encodes:
- a CDS encoding TatD family hydrolase — protein: MLSLMSEPTESRRERAARRAGEFPPAPESLPRAVLDSHTHLDITVSEAGVPGGGPADDPVAVAIALATKVGVDRLVQVGVDVASSRWGADTADRYPAVLATVALHPNEAPRLSDLDEALREIESLAARDRVRGIGETGMDFFRTGDEGRAAQEQSFRAHIAIAKRYGKTLVIHDRDAHADVLRILDDEGAPDRVVLHCFSGDADFARECVRRGYLLSFAGTVTFGSATALREAAALTPVDQMLVETDAPYLTPMPYRGRPNASYLIPLTVRALAATTGSDLDELCAAISATGDRAFGPW